From Chromatiales bacterium, one genomic window encodes:
- a CDS encoding heme lyase CcmF/NrfE family subunit translates to MIPEIGQICLVLALCLTASQAIFTLVGAHTGKTAWMAVGTPATAGQFVFIAGAFLALAWAFQHDDFSLLYVASNSNTRLPDIYKVAAVWGGHEGSLLLWSLVLSIWAIAVAALSGRLPRDIRARILGVMGAVNFGLIAFILFTSNPFVRLDPVPFDGNDLNPLLQDPAMALHPPILYAGYVGFSVAFSFAIAALLAGKIDSEWARWARPWTTAAWVFLTIGIALGSWWAYYELGWGGWWFWDPVENASFMPWLVGTALIHSLAVTEKRGLFKGSTLLLAITAFSLSLVGTFLVRSGVLVSVHSFASDPARGLFILGFLAVVIGVALGLYAWRAPTLDRAVGFSAFSRETFLLINNILLCVAAGLVLLGTLYPLILDALNAGKISVGPPYFETVFLLPMLPLLVAVGVGMHTAWRSADTSVVATRLRIPAALAVVAGIAITLFLYGGKNVLTMVGIAAGLWLVFAALLDPVRQLVGRGPRFSRAALGMSVAHLGLGLFVLGVTVTTSFNVETDQRIAVGETVSIGDYNIRFNGAQPIRGPNYQGLRGEMVVTRDGQPVATLHPEKRVYGERSSPMTEAGIDAGWSRDIFVALGDDLGGNAWSVRLQYKPLIRFIWLGALVMAFGGVLAASDRRYRIPVQASVPAASPGSQPARP, encoded by the coding sequence ATGATTCCCGAGATCGGTCAAATCTGCCTGGTGCTTGCCCTGTGCCTGACCGCATCCCAGGCAATATTCACACTCGTCGGCGCACATACCGGCAAGACTGCGTGGATGGCTGTGGGTACGCCCGCCACGGCCGGTCAGTTCGTGTTTATCGCCGGTGCCTTCCTTGCGCTGGCCTGGGCCTTCCAGCACGATGATTTTTCGCTTCTCTATGTCGCCAGCAACTCGAATACCAGACTCCCGGATATCTACAAGGTAGCCGCTGTGTGGGGCGGTCACGAGGGATCGCTGCTGCTGTGGTCGCTGGTACTGTCAATCTGGGCGATTGCCGTGGCCGCACTTTCCGGGCGCCTGCCGCGGGACATCAGGGCGCGGATTCTCGGCGTGATGGGCGCGGTCAATTTCGGTCTCATCGCCTTTATCCTCTTTACCTCCAATCCTTTTGTACGGCTTGACCCGGTCCCCTTCGACGGCAATGACCTGAACCCGCTATTGCAGGATCCGGCAATGGCGCTGCATCCGCCCATACTTTATGCCGGCTATGTCGGCTTCTCGGTCGCATTCTCGTTTGCGATTGCAGCATTGCTTGCCGGCAAGATCGACAGCGAGTGGGCGCGGTGGGCGAGGCCATGGACGACAGCCGCCTGGGTGTTCCTGACCATCGGTATCGCACTGGGCAGCTGGTGGGCCTACTACGAGCTCGGCTGGGGTGGCTGGTGGTTCTGGGATCCGGTGGAAAATGCCTCGTTCATGCCCTGGCTGGTAGGTACGGCACTGATTCACTCGCTCGCGGTGACCGAAAAGCGCGGGCTCTTCAAGGGCTCGACCCTGTTGCTGGCGATCACTGCCTTTTCGCTGAGTCTCGTCGGGACCTTTCTGGTGCGTTCCGGCGTGCTGGTGTCGGTACATTCCTTTGCCTCGGATCCGGCGCGAGGGCTGTTCATCCTCGGCTTCCTGGCAGTTGTGATCGGTGTGGCGCTCGGACTCTATGCCTGGCGTGCACCAACCCTTGACCGGGCGGTGGGCTTCAGCGCTTTCTCACGCGAGACCTTTCTGCTGATCAACAATATTCTGCTCTGCGTGGCCGCAGGTCTCGTGCTGCTGGGCACCCTGTATCCGCTGATTCTGGATGCGCTCAATGCGGGCAAGATCTCGGTAGGACCGCCATATTTTGAAACGGTGTTTCTGTTGCCGATGTTGCCGCTGCTGGTGGCCGTGGGTGTGGGCATGCACACGGCATGGCGTTCGGCGGATACATCTGTTGTGGCAACACGTCTGCGTATTCCTGCCGCACTGGCCGTCGTGGCCGGAATCGCCATTACCCTGTTCCTCTACGGCGGCAAGAACGTACTCACCATGGTCGGCATAGCCGCAGGCCTGTGGCTCGTATTCGCGGCATTGCTGGATCCGGTACGGCAGCTCGTGGGTCGTGGGCCGCGATTCAGCCGGGCTGCACTGGGCATGTCGGTTGCACATCTGGGACTGGGGCTCTTCGTGCTGGGCGTTACCGTAACGACGTCTTTCAATGTCGAGACCGATCAGCGTATTGCAGTCGGGGAAACGGTGAGCATCGGTGACTACAACATCCGCTTCAATGGTGCCCAGCCGATACGCGGACCGAACTACCAGGGGCTGCGCGGTGAAATGGTCGTCACGCGCGATGGTCAACCGGTTGCAACATTGCACCCTGAAAAACGCGTCTATGGCGAGCGCAGTTCACCGATGACGGAAGCTGGCATCGATGCCGGCTGGTCCCGCGATATCTTTGTGGCGCTCGGTGATGACCTCGGCGGAAATGCATGGAGCGTGCGGCTCCAGTACAAGCCGCTGATCCGGTTCATCTGGCTGGGTGCGCTGGTGATGGCCTTCGGTGGCGTTCTCGCTGCAAGCGACCGGCGTTACCGTATACCGGTGCAGGCCAGCGTTCCTGCTGCAAGTCCCGGTTCGCAGCCCGCGCGGCCCTGA
- a CDS encoding DsbE family thiol:disulfide interchange protein, translating to MWRYLIPGAVFALLVAVFAVGLYRDPGYVPSPLIGKPAPQFSLPRLDDPQMTLQRSDLLGKVSLVNVWGTWCSGCRQEHETLLTLAQDGSIPIYGINWKDDPALARQWLQQLGNPYAAVGVDEAGGAAIEWGVYGAPETFLVGPDGTVLYKHIAPMTLAVWRDEFLPRITAARTGSKP from the coding sequence ATGTGGCGCTATCTCATACCCGGAGCCGTGTTCGCGCTGCTGGTCGCCGTATTTGCCGTCGGCCTGTACCGTGATCCGGGCTATGTGCCTTCACCGCTGATCGGGAAACCGGCGCCACAGTTCAGTCTGCCGCGCCTCGATGATCCGCAAATGACCCTGCAGCGTTCGGATCTGCTCGGCAAAGTCAGCCTCGTCAATGTCTGGGGAACCTGGTGTTCAGGGTGCCGGCAGGAACATGAAACCCTGCTCACGCTGGCGCAGGACGGCAGTATTCCGATCTATGGCATCAACTGGAAAGATGATCCCGCTCTTGCCCGCCAGTGGTTGCAGCAACTCGGCAACCCTTACGCGGCCGTAGGCGTAGACGAGGCGGGCGGGGCTGCCATCGAGTGGGGCGTCTACGGTGCACCGGAAACATTTCTGGTTGGCCCCGACGGCACTGTGCTTTACAAGCATATCGCACCGATGACGCTCGCCGTTTGGCGCGATGAGTTTCTGCCGCGTATCACGGCAGCCCGGACGGGATCGAAACCCTAG